A portion of the Stigmatopora argus isolate UIUO_Sarg chromosome 15, RoL_Sarg_1.0, whole genome shotgun sequence genome contains these proteins:
- the togaram1 gene encoding TOG array regulator of axonemal microtubules protein 1, producing MIVGLVSQELYQQLLDPTNYQNRTDGVEDLKRTLSEVDLNPIPPESIQDFLHLLTRLLDDSNFKVFYGTLQVLNILVRRLDAGVQDYVKQIVFLSAKALGDTRTIARNEYMDTFRLVMKTVSPQQVLDLIICNLKHKNSRVREDVLHIIIAAMLIYPRKEFDIPKLCLEVAPNLADGKRKVRHAALELFALFDSCLDSGKKQPIAKALDAVRIGEDLDGLVAAVLARQARCVLPRLSPEGVVEYGLAVGKTGTRWSPRDGFSGADLDWVMNGGRGGSARSLRTEPDGERLHGYGSLGSLADSGLRSQRRIVSAGKGKNKLPWETLGCSANENDRCRSLNGKSSERATSDEMISPSRKLSPETYIPTFSSAEPQTPQTSRRRIAPARIRRSGSLNLDPDVFKTTNFTDPDSVLSKGHLLSRNPSVERTLSLPANPSTTPGSFLLPSYPLAALPGGTATPTLSRRHADSSLSMSNTWPNKRDASPRRDATLRGDPSSRYSPRPIGASLRISSSASSFRRALTTGRTAMSVSPVVPAAEFYTGDQNPDPRINPQNQNQERDAQLEAEYSDTTQDPQEDVLDMEEMLNSLRSLRNSAAKKRAKVSLGGSEADQESPDSTLRSSLGQDLPWYTSPILPSSTSESGFSSLSPTTSSVFGIKSSGSMTSPRVKPRIPRVSYAKLKSSVSMDLSALAGLSQCDELSPEVGVVGQRVTYANGKIPGGEDAAVASPPLVKPLFRVNQSTKGCGNSGSGISPTTDVPEGVVGRGVFGSSASSLRSDLTRSLDHGDSADKASADPSGGLPVISGDHRVPDDPTLDEEKIRHRVRQMLCDSPHEDNVEKILHWNGGTIPPRVEDLTSDGSPISPSSSISPPGLQSPVKCRTPIHQPSPPTVPPNPQNLSRMRRAPSLNRTRPSLSHSSEELSPDTLNHKKNVSQLPELSAFSKPDLALMQSFDLLSSTDWDKKIKGLTLLRSLAHFHGDTLQGRIRDVCLSLIEEVKNLRSGVARAAVCTLGDLYTHLEKAMDQELDATVKALLLKAGGKDVFIRHDIDAALDAMVRHCAPTRAAHALLSGGLGHRSGLVRKCTAQHLANLVEKVGGARLLSGGKDLAEKIIPAVTKLSQDSSQEARYYGRRMLLLLSAHPDFEKILERTISSKYLQTTRDTILTIKTKGLGEIPQDIQSPRGRRSLPGSGTFRALSLTREPLNQTVRTSNSNYSNRSQPLNVGDKNKYIKHITGLLASKDFRERIKGMDRLVADCQQNPNVVIHNVFPVFDALQARLQESNPKINQYALESLQKIIPLIKDNLSQVVNILIPAIVDNHLNSKNNAIYSAATKSINALISNLDNGLLLQPFCTKAQFINGKAKVDLVEKVADLVNELYPRKPQLVEQKALPLLWHLLGASGHGGGAVHGGGSVRGATAILCRALFAHMGAGLSEHAAAQSAGVHKGLNELLRGTAAKR from the exons ATGATTGTTGGACTAGTCTCCCAGGAGTTATACCAACAACTTCTGGACCCCACCAATTATCAAAACCGCACAGACGGCGTGGAAGACCTCAAGCGGACCCTCTCGGAAGTGGACTTGAACCCGATCCCTCCCGAGAGTATCCAAGACTTCCTCCATCTTCTGACCAGACTTCTGGACGACAGTAATTTTAAAGTATTCTACGGCACCTTGCAAGTTTTAAACATCCTCGTTCGACGATTGGACGCGGGTGTTCAGGACTACGTTAAACAGATCGTTTTCCTTAGCGCCAAAGCCCTGGGCGACACCCGGACAATCGCCAGGAACGAGTACATGGACACGTTTCGTCTGGTGATGAAAACCGTGTCCCCGCAACAGGTTTTGGATCTTATTATCTGTAACCTGAAACACAAAAACTCCAGAGTTCGGGAAGACGTCCTTCACATCATTATCGCGGCGATGCTAATTTACCCAAGGAAAGAGTTTGACATACCCAAACTTTGTCTGGAAGTCGCCCCAAATCTGGCGGACGGAAAAAGGAAGGTCCGGCACGCCGCTTTGGAGCTTTTTGCGCTTTTTGACTCCTGTCTGGATTCGGGGAAAAAGCAGCCAATCGCCAAAGCCCTGGACGCGGTCCGGATCGGCGAGGACCTGGACGGTCTGGTGGCGGCCGTGCTGGCCAGACAAGCCAGGTGCGTTCTCCCGAGACTTTCACCAGAGGGCGTGGTAGAGTACGGTCTGGCGGTGGGCAAAACCGGGACGCGCTGGTCCCCGCGGGATGGTTTTTCGGGGGCGGATCTGGACTGGGTGATGAACGGCGGGCGGGGGGGCAGTGCCAGGAGTCTACGGACCGAGCCGGACGGCGAGCGGCTGCACGGCTACGGTAGCTTGGGTTCCCTGGCCGATTCCGGGCTTCGCTCGCAGAGGAGGATCGTCAGCGCGGGGAAGGGAAAGAATAAACTACCGTGGGAGACGCTGGGCTGTTCGGCCAATGAAAACGATCGGTGCCGATCCCTCAACGGAAAGTCTTCGGAACGG GCCACGAGCGATGAAATGATTTCGCCCTCCAGAAAGTTAAGTCCCGAGACCTACATCCCAACTTTTA GTTCTGCAGAACCACAGACTCCCCAAACCTCCAGGAGGAGGATCGCTCCGGCTCGGATCCGAAGAAGCGGCAGCCTCAATTTGGACCCCGACGTCTTCAAAACGACAAACTTTACCGACCCGGATAGTG TGCTATCCAAGGGCCACTTGCTCTCGAGGAACCCCAGCGTGGAGCGCACTCTTTCCCTCCCCGCTAACCCCAGCACCACCCCCGGCTCCTTTCTCCTCCCTTCCTACCCCCTGGCCGCCCTCCCAGGAGGCACGGCGACCCCGACGCTATCCCGTCGCCACGCAGACTCCTCCCTCTCCATGTCCAACACCTGGCCCAACAAGCGAGACGCCAGCCCCCGGCGGGACGCGACCCTCAGAG GAGATCCCTCCTCCAGATACTCTCCTCGGCCAATCGGCGCCTCCTTGAGGATCTCCTCGTCGGCATCGTCCTTTCGCCGAGCCTTGACCACCGGCAGGACGGCCATGTCCGTTTCCCCGGTGGTTCCTGCGGCCGAGTTTTACACCGGCGACCAGAATCCCGATCCACGCATCAATCCCCAGAACCAAAATCAAGAGAGGGACGCTCAACTAGAGGCGGAGTACTCCGACACCACCCAGGATCCTCAAGAGGACGTTCTTGACATGGAGGAG ATGTTGAACTCGCTGCGTTCGTTACGCAACAGCGCCGCTAAAAAACGAGCCAAAGTGAGTCTCGGCGGTTCAGAGGCGGACCAAGAGAGCCCGGATTCCACTCTAAGGTCCTCCTTGGGTCAAGACCTCCCTTGGTACACTTCGCCCATCCTTCCCAGTTCTACCAGTGAGAGTGGCTTCTCCAGTTTGAGTCCCACCACCTCCAGTGTCTTTGGCATCAAAAG TTCTGGAAGCATGACCTCCCCAAGAGTGAAACCTCGCATTCCAAGAGTGTCCTACGCAAAATTGAAGTCTTCTGTGTCCATGGACTTAAGTGCCCTTGCAG GACTATCTCAGTGCGACGAACTTTCACCCGAGGTGGGCGTCGTCGGGCAGAGGGTCACTTACGCCAACGGAAAAATCCCAGGCGGCGAAGACGCGGCCGTGGCGTCTCCGCCATTGGTCAAACCGTTGTTCAGAGTTAATCAATCGACAAAAG GATGTGGAAACAGCGGAAGTGGGATTTCGCCAACGACAGACGTGCCCGAGGGTGTCGTTGGAAGAG GCGTGTTTGGGTCATCGGCGTCCTCCCTTCGCTCCGATTTGACCAGGTCACTGGACCATGGTGACTCGGCGGACAAAGCTAGCGCCGATCCCTCGGGAGGCCTCCCGGTCATCTCCGGCGACCACAGAGTCCCCGACGACCCGACCTTAGATGAG GAGAAAATCCGGCACCGCGTTCGACAGATGCTCTGCGATTCGCCGCACGAAGACAACGTGGAGAAAA TTCTGCATTGGAACGGCGGCACGATCCCCCCTCGCGTTGAAGACCTCACCTCGGATGGGTCGCCGATAAGCCCGAGCAGCTCGATCAGTCCACCCGGACTCCAGAGCCCCGTCAAATGCCGCACTCCCATCCATCAACCCAGCCCCCCCACGGTACCCCCCAACCCCCAAAACCTGTCCAGAATGAGGCGGGCGCCCAGTCTCAATAGAACGCGGCCCTCCCTGTCCCACAGCTCAG aaGAACTGTCTCCAGATACGCTGAACCATAAGAAAAATGTCTCCCAGCTTCCAGAACTGTCGGCCTTTTCCAAACCAGATCTGGCGCTAATGCAGAGCTTTGACCTACTAAGTTCTACAGACTG GGACAAGAAAATCAAAGGCCTGACTCTCCTACGTTCTTTGGCTCACTTCCACGGTGACACGCTTCAGGGCAGGATTAGGGATGTCTGCCTGTCTCTCATTGAAGAG GTCAAGAATCTGAGGTCGGGCGTGGCCAGGGCTGCCGTGTGCACACTGGGCGACCTTTACACGCACCTGGAGAAGGCCATGGACCAAGAACTGGATGCCACCGTCAAAGCCTTGCTGCTGAAAGCGGGAGGGAAAGACGTCTTTATCCGACACGATATCGACGCCGCGTTAGACGCCATGGTGCGCCACTGCGCCCCCACGAGAGCCGCCCATGCTCTGCTTTCCGGTGGGCTcgg GCATCGCAGCGGATTGGTTCGCAAGTGCACCGCCCAACACTTGGCCAATTTGGTGGAAAAGGTCGGAGGCGCTCGCCTCCTTTCCGGAGGGAAAGATTTAGCGGAAAAAATCATCCCTGCAGTCACAAAGCTGTCGCAAGACTCCTCGCAGGAAGCCAG ATACTACGGCCGCCGAATGCTCCTGCTCCTGTCCGCCCATCCGGACTTTGAGAAGATCCTGGAAAGAACAATTTCCTCCAAATACCTGCAGACTACCAGAGACACCATCTTAACGATCAAGACCAAG GGGCTGGGCGAGATCCCTCAGGACATCCAATCCCCCAGAGGGCGACGCTCGCTTCCGGGCAGCGGTACTTTTCGAGCACTGTCTCTCACCAGAGAACCCCTCAACCAAACTGTCAG AACGTCCAACAGTAATTACAGCAACAGATCTCAGCCACTGAACGTAGGAGACAAGAACAAGTACATAAAACACATCACGGGTCTTCTGGCCTCCAAAGATTTCAGGGAGAGAATCAAGGGAATGGACCGGCTGGTGGCCGACTGCCAGCAAAATCCCAACGTCGTCATCCACAACGTCTTCCCG gtttttgaTGCGCTACAGGCCAGGCTGCAGGAATCCAACCCCAAAATCAACCAGTACGCCCTGGAGTCGCTGCAGAAAATCATCCCCTTGATCAAAGACAACTTATCCCAAGTGGTCAACATTCTGATCCCGGCCATCGTAGACAATCACCTCAACTCCAAAAACAACGCCATCTACTCGGCGGCGACGAAAAGCATCAACGCTCTTATTTCCAACCTGG ATAACGGGCTCCTCCTCCAGCCTTTTTGCACCAAAGCGCAGTTCATCAACGGCAAAGCCAAGGTGGATCTGGTGGAGAAGGTCGCAG ATCTGGTGAACGAGCTGTACCCTCGCAAGCCCCAATTGGTGGAGCAGAAGGCCCTCCCCTTGCTGTGGCATCTCCTGGGGGCGTCGGGGCACGGCGGGGGCGCCGTGCACGGCGGCGGCAGCGTGCGCGGCGCCACCGCCATCCTGTGCCGAGCCCTCTTCGCCCACATGGGGGCGGGGCTTAGCGAGCACGCCGCCGCGCAGTCGGCCGGCGTCCACAAAGGTTTGAACGAGCTTCTGAGGGGGACGGCGGCCAAAAGGTAA
- the klhl28 gene encoding kelch-like protein 28, producing the protein MDQQDQSYMFASLTRPHSEQLLQGLQLLRQDHELCDIVLRVGDAKIHAHKVVLASISPYFKAMFTGNLSEKETAEVEFQCIDETALQAIVEYAYTGTVLISQETVESLLPAANLLQVKLVLKECCSFLESQLDAGNCIGISRFAETYGCHDLCLAATKFICEHFEEVCQTEEFFELTRAELDEIVSNDCLKVVTEETVFYALESWIKYDVTERQQHLAQLLHCVRLPLLSVKFLTRLYEANHLIRDDHACKHLLNEALKYHFMPEHRLSYQTVLSARPRCAPKVLLAVGGKAGLFATLESMEMYFPQTDSWIGLAPLSVPRYEFGVAVLDHKVYVVGGIATHMRQGLSYRKHESTVESWDPENNTWSSVEHMAECRSTLGVVVLAGELYALGGYDGQYYLQSGEKYVPKLKEWQPVAPMTKSRSCFATAVLDGMVYAIGGYGPAHMNSVERYDPSKDSWEMVAPMADKRINFGVGVMLGFIFVVGGHNGVSHLSSIERYDPHQNQWTACRPMNDPRTGVGSAIVDNYLYVVGGHSGSSYLNTVQRYDPISDSWSDSSGMIYCRCNFGLTSL; encoded by the exons atgGACCAGCAGGACCAGTCCTATATGTTTGCCAGTCTAACACGGCCACATTCGGAACAACTGCTGCAAGGCCTCCAGCTCTTGCGTCAGGATCACGAACTATGCGATATCGTTCTCCGGGTGGGTGATGCCAAGATCCATGCCCACAAAGTGGTCCTGGCTAGCATCAGTCCGTACTTCAAGGCCATGTTCACGGGGAACCTGTCGGAAAAAGAAACGGCCGAGGTGGAATTCCAGTGTATCGACGAAACCGCCTTGCAG GCCATCGTGGAGTACGCTTACACCGGCACCGTGTTGATCTCTCAGGAAACCGTGGAATCCCTTCTACCCGCGGCTAACCTCCTCCAGGTCAAGCTGGTGCTAAAAGAGTGCTGCTCCTTCTTGGAGAGCCAATTGGACGCCGGCAACTGCATCGGCATCTCCCGCTTCGCCGAGACGTACGGCTGCCACGATCTTTGCCTGGCCGCCACCAAGTTCATCTGCGAGCATTTCGAGGAAGTCTGTCAGACCGAGGAGTTTTTCGAACTCACCAGAGCCGAGTTGGACGAAATCGTGTCCAACGACTGCCTGAAGGTGGTGACGGAGGAGACGGTTTTCTACGCCCTGGAGTCCTGGATTAAATACGACGTGACGGAACGACAGCAGCATTTAGCTCAGCTGCTGCACTGCGTTCGCCTCCCGCTCCTCAGCGTCAAGTTCCTCACCCGTCTTTACGAAGCCAACCATCTCATACGGGACGACCACGCGTGCAAGCACTTGCTCAACGAGGCCCTCAAATATCATTTTATGCCCGAACATAGACTCTCCTATCAGACCGTGTTGTCGGCGCGACCTAGATGCGCCCCAAAGGTGCTGCTGGCAGTCGGGGGCAAGGCCGGGCTCTTTGCTACGTTGGAGAG CATGGAAATGTATTTCCCCCAGACGGATTCGTGGATAGGACTAGCGCCGCTGAGCGTCCCCCGATACGAGTTCGGAGTGGCGGTTCTGGACCACAAGGTCTACGTGGTGGGCGGCATCGCCACGCACATGAGACAGGGCCTCAGCTACAGGAAGCATGAAAGCACGGTGGAGAGCTGGGACCCCGAAAACAACACCTGGTCTTCCGTCGAGCACATGGCCGAGTGTCGCAGCACGCTGGGCGTGGTGGTTCTGGCGGGGGAGCTGTACGCCCTGGGGGGCTACGACGGACAGTATTACCTGCAGTCGGGCGAAAAGTACGTCCCCAAATTGAAGGAGTGGCAGCCCGTGGCGCCCATGACCAAGTCGCGCAGTTGCTTCGCCACCGCCGTGCTGGATGGCATGGTATATGCCATTGGAGGTTACGGACCGGCTCATATGAACAG CGTGGAGCGGTACGATCCCAGCAAAGACTCATGGGAAATGGTAGCCCCCATGGCGGACAAGCGGATCAATTTCGGCGTGGGCGTCATGCTTGGATTCATTTTTGTGGTCGGGGGACATAATGGCGTCTCTCACCTGTCCAGCATCGAGCGATACGATCCCCATCAAAACCAGTGGACTGCCTGTCGACCAATGAATGATCCACGCACTG GTGTGGGCTCCGCTATAGTGGACAATTACCTTTACGTGGTAGGAGGCCATTCGGGATCTTCTTACCTGAACACCGTCCAGCGATACGATCCCATCTCAGACAGTTGGTCGGACTCCAGCGGCATGATTTATTGCCGCTGTAACTTTGGCCTGACTTCCCTTTGA
- the mthfd1b gene encoding C-1-tetrahydrofolate synthase, cytoplasmic — MPAKVISGKEVSAQVRGNLKKDVEQMKLQDSHFQPGLVILQVGDRDDSNLYIGMKLKAALEIGINATHLKLPNTATEDEILHSITGVNENSSVHGLIVQLPLDSVHNIDTEKVTNAVAPEKDVDGLTSINAGKLSRGDLSDCFIPCTPNGCMELIRQTGVTVAGKRAVVIGRSKIVGAPMHDLLLWNHATVTTCHSKTVDLPEEVGKADILVVGIGKAEMVKGEWVKKGAVVIDCGINLISDESKPSGKRVVGDVHYASAKEQAGFITPVPGGVGPMTVAMLMANTVLSAKRFLDSHQPGQWSISLTKLQLQKPVPSDIVISRSCVPKPIDRLAKEVGLLSDEVDLYGKTKAKVHLSIIKRLQAQPDGKYVVVTGITPTPLGEGKSTTTIGLVQAIGAHMKLNVFANVRQPSQGPTFGIKGGAAGGGYSQVIPMEEFNLHLTGDIHAITASNNLVAAAIDARMFHESTQSDKALYNRLVPLNGGQRKFSTLQINRLKKLGIEKTDPTTLTEDEITRFARLDIDPSSVTWQRVLDTNDRFLRKITIGQSPTEKGYTREAQFDITVASEIMAVLALTSNLEDMRERLAKMVVATSRNGQPITTEDLGVCGALAVLMKDAIKPNLMQTLEGTPVFVHAGPFANIAHGNSSILADKIALKLVGPEGFVVTEAGFGADIGMEKFFNIKCRYSGLRPHVVVLVATVRALKMHGGGPTVTAGMPLPKEYIEENLELLEKGCGNMRKQIENAKHFGVPVVVAVNAFKTDTDAELDLVCTNAKGAGAFDAVRCSHWAEGGAGAVALGRAVHKASEAPSSFKFLYDLELPICEKIRIIAQKIYGADDIELLPEAQRKVELYTKQGFGNLPICMAKTHLSLSHEADKKGVPTGFVVPIRDIRASVGAGFLFPLVGTMPTIPGLPTRPCFYDIDLDPETEEVNGLF; from the exons ATGCCAGCAAAGGTCATAAGTGGAAAGGAGGTTTCGGC acaGGTGAGGGGGAACTTGAAAAAGGATGTCGAGCAGATGAAACTTCAAGACTCCCATTTCCAACCTGGTCTAGTGATTCTACAG GTTGGAGATCGGGATGATTCCAATCTCTACATTGGCATGAAGCTGAAAGCTGCGTTGGAG ATTGGAATCAATGCCACGCACTTGAAACTTCCCAACACTGCCACCGAAGACGAG aTTCTACACAGTATCACGGGGGTGAACGAGAATTCTTCTGTCCACGGCCTCATCGTTCAATTGCCCTTAGATTCGGTCCACAACATCGACACCGAGAAGGTGACTAATGCTGTCGCTCCAGAAAAGGATGTTGACGG GCTCACAAGCATAAATGCCGGGAAGCTGTCTCGCGGAGACCTGAGCGATTGCTTCATCCCCTGCACCCCCAATGGCTGCATGGAACTGATCAGACAGACCG GGGTGACAGTGGCAGGGAAGCGTGCAGTGGTGATAGGTCGTAGCAAGATTGTGGGGGCGCCGATGCATGACCTTCTGCTGTGGAACCACGCCACCGTCACCACATGTCATTCCAAAACGGTGGATCTGCCTGAAGAG GTGGGCAAAGCAGACATCCTCGTCGTTGGTATCGGGAAAGCCGAGATGGTGAAAGGAGAATGGGTCAAGAAAGGAGCGGTCGTCATCGACTGCGGGATTAATCTAATTTCAG ACGAGAGCAAACCCAGCGGCAAACGAGTGGTGGGCGACGTACACTACGCGTCGGCCAAGGAGCAAGCCGGCTTCATCACCCCAGTGCCTGGTGGCGTGGGACCAATGACGGTGGCCATGCTGATGGCG AACACGGTATTGAGTGCCAAGCGTTTTTTGGACAGCCATCAACCGGGCCAATGGAGTATTTCTTTGACCAAGCTCCAACTTCAGAAGCCTGTGCCAAG TGACATTGTGATTTCTCGCTCCTGCGTGCCAAAGCCCATCGACCGTCTGGCCAAAGAAGTGGGTCTACTTTCAGATGAGGTGGACCTTTATGGTAAAACCAAGGCCAAGGTCCACCTAAGCATCATCAAGCGGCTACAGGCGCAACCAGATGGCAAATATGTAGTCGTCACTGG TATTACTCCGACTCCATTGGGAGAGGGAAAGAGCACCACCACCATCGGCCTTGTCCAAGCCATCGGAGCCCACATGAAACTCAACGTTTTTGCTAATGTCCGCCAGCCTTCGCAGGGACCCACATTTGGCATTAAAG GCGGTGCTGCTGGAGGAGGATATTCTCAAGTCATTCCAATGGAAGAG ttCAACCTTCATCTCACCGGTGACATCCACGCCATCACGGCATCCAACAATTTGGTGGCTGCTGCCATCGATGCGCGCATGTTTCACGAATCCACGCAAAGTGACAAG gcTCTGTATAATCGCTTGGTCCCACTCAATGGTGGACAGAGAAAGTTTTCGACGCTCCAGATCAACAGACTAAAA AAACTAGGCATCGAAAAAACGGATCCCACCACCCTGACTGAAGACGAAATTACACGCTTTGCCCGTTTGGACATTGACCCGAGTTCGGTGACGTGGCAGAGAG TCTTGGATACCAATGATCGATTCCTCCGAAAGATCACGATTGGACAGTCGCCGACGGAAAAGGGCTACACGAGAGAG GCGCAGTTTGACATCACAGTAGCGAGTGAAATCATGGCCGTCCTCGCTCTGACTAGCAACCTGGAAGACATGCGCGAACGGCTTGCCAAAATGGTGGTGGCCACTAGCCGTAATGGACAGCCCATCACGACCGAAGACCTG ggcGTGTGTGGTGCGCTGGCCGTGCTCATGAAAGATGCCATTAAGCCAAATCTTATGCAGACCTTGGAG GGGACCCCCGTCTTTGTCCACGCCGGACCTTTCGCCAACATCGCCCACGGCAACTCCTCCATTTTGGCCGATAAAATTGCGTTGAAACTGGTGGGACCGGAAGGCTTTGTCG TTACAGAAGCCGGCTTTGGCGCCGACATCGGGATGGAGAAGTTCTTCAACATCAAGTGCCGATACTCGGGATTGAGACCGCACGTGGTGGTTTTGGTGGCCACTGTACGAGCCCTCAAGATGCACGGCGGAGGACCGACG gttactGCTGGGATGCCGCTACCAAAGGAATATATTGAGGAG AACCTGGAGCTACTGGAGAAAGGTTGCGGCAACATGAGGAAGCAGATCGAGAATGCCAAACACTTTGGCGTCCCCGTGGTGGTGGCGGTCAATGCCTTTAA gACCGACACAGACGCTGAGCTGGACCTGGTCTGCACCAACGCCAAAGGCGCCGGCGCCTTCGACGCCGTGCGCTGCTCTCACTGGGCCGAGGGTGGAGCCGGGGCGGTGGCCCTCGGACGGGCCGTCCACAAGGCGTCGGAGGCTCCGAGCAGCTTCAAGTTCCTGTACGACTTGGAG CTTCCGATATGCGAAAAGATCCGAATCATCGCCCAGAAGATCTACGGTGCGGACGATATCGAACTTCTACCGGAGGCTCAGCGCAAAGTGGAGCTCTACACTAAACAG GGTTTTGGCAACCTCCCCATCTGCATGGCGAAGACTCACCTGTCGCTGTCTCACGAGGCGGACAAAAAAGGCGTGCCCACGGGCTTCGTCGTCCCCATCCGAGATATCCGAGCCAGCGTCGGCGCGGGATTCCTCTTCCCGCTCGTTGGCACG ATGCCCACCATCCCCGGCCTGCCCACCAGGCCATGCTTCTACGACATTGACTTGGATCCCGAGACGGAAGAGGTCAACGGGCTCTTCTAA